The Aspergillus luchuensis IFO 4308 DNA, chromosome 7, nearly complete sequence genome has a segment encoding these proteins:
- a CDS encoding RNA polymerase II mediator complex middle subunit MED9 (COG:S;~EggNog:ENOG410PTYG;~InterPro:IPR011425;~PFAM:PF07544;~go_component: GO:0016592 - mediator complex [Evidence IEA];~go_function: GO:0003712 - transcription coregulator activity [Evidence IEA];~go_process: GO:0006357 - regulation of transcription by RNA polymerase II [Evidence IEA]): protein MASRSPTAVTPLPKSSVAPETPMVRDAPANPQAVPFPSPQTFDIVPPLHGLLSRLLSPPTNAAGVSNGVRAADDPTGAGAPTGPPSGTPGQPQSQQQAGAENTNTAGVLGTVPSAGPGGAEISGLGSNSSPALDIKDLPTEVSSIKIRIQKAQAVVENLPDVDRSVADQEEEIEELEDRIAKLKSVIADFGQMASPGGAKKLKSQGP, encoded by the coding sequence ATGGCGTCCCGATCCCCCACGGCGGTGACTCCCCTACCAAAATCATCCGTCGCGCCCGAGACCCCGATGGTCAGAGACGCCCCCGCAAACCCCCAAGCcgtccctttcccttctccacaGACATTCGACATTGTTCCACCGTTGCATGGCCTCCTTTCACGTCTTTTATCGCCGCCAACGAACGCTGCTGGCGTATCCAATGGCGTGAGAGCGGCCGATGACCCTACCGGAGCTGGTGCTCCTACCGGACCACCTTCAGGCACCCCCGGCCAACCTCAATCGCAACAACAAGCGGGGGCTGAGAACACCAACACTGCTGGAGTCCTGGGGACCGTACCTTCAGCTGGTCCAGGTGGTGCAGAAATATCCGGCTTGGGTTCGAATAGCTCTCCAGCGCTCGATATCAAGGACCTTCCGACAGAGGTCAGCTCAATCAAAATTCGCATTCAGAAGGCACAAGCCGTGGTGGAAAACCTACCCGACGTAGATCGGTCGGTTGCCGaccaggaagaggaaattgaggagctggaggaccGCATTGCAAAGCTCAAGTCGGTCATCGCCGACTTTGGTCAGATGGCAAGCCCAGGGGGTGCTAAGAAGCTCAAGTCCCAGGGACCTTGA
- a CDS encoding 2,3-bisphosphoglycerate-independent phosphoglycerate mutase (COG:G;~EggNog:ENOG410PHC1;~InterPro:IPR011258,IPR036646,IPR017850,IPR005995, IPR006124;~PFAM:PF06415,PF01676;~go_component: GO:0005737 - cytoplasm [Evidence IEA];~go_function: GO:0003824 - catalytic activity [Evidence IEA];~go_function: GO:0004619 - phosphoglycerate mutase activity [Evidence IEA];~go_function: GO:0030145 - manganese ion binding [Evidence IEA];~go_function: GO:0046872 - metal ion binding [Evidence IEA];~go_process: GO:0006007 - glucose catabolic process [Evidence IEA]) — translation MAKVDQKVALIVIDGWGVAGPNSPKDGDAIAAAETPFMSGFAEADSKTAQGYTELDASSLAVGLPEGLMGNSEVGHLNIGAGRVVWQDSVRIDQTLKKGELGKVDNIVASFKRAKEGNGRLHLLGLVSDGGVHSNITHLIGLLKVAKEMEIPQVFIHFFGDGRDTEPKSATKYMQQLLDQAKEIGVGEIATVVGRYWAMDRDKRWDRVEIAMKGIVSGEGEESSDPVKTINERYENKETDEFLKPIIVGGKDRRVQDGDTLFFFNYRSDRVREITQLLGDYDRSPKPEFPYPKDIHITTMTRYKTDYTFPVAFPPQHMGNVLAEWLGKKDVKQCHVAETEKYAHVTFFFNGGVEKQFPGEVRDMIPSPKVATYDLEPKMSAAAVGDKMAERLGEGNFEFVMNNFAPPDMVGHTGVYEAAIQGVAATDKAIGVIYEACKKHGYILFITADHGNAEEMLTEKGTPKTSHTTNKVPFVMANAPEGWSLKKEEGVLGDVAPTVLAAMGIEQPEEMSGRSLLVKA, via the exons ATGGCCAAGGTTGATCAAAAGGTCGCCCTCA TCGTCATCGATGGCTGGGGTGTCGCCGGTCCCAACTCCCCCAAGGACGGCGATGCTATCGCTGCCGCTGAGACTCCCTTCATGTCCGGCTTCGCGGAGGCCGACTCGAAGACTGCTCAGGGTTACACCGAACTCGATGCTTCCTCGCTCGCTGTCGGTCTGCCGGAGGGTCTCATGGGCAACAGTGAGGTCGGTCACTTGAACATTGGTGCTGGCCGTGTCGTTTGGCAGGACAGTGTCCGCATTGACCAGACCCTCAAGAAGGGCGAGCTGGGCAAGGTGGACAACATCGTCGCTTCCTTCAAGCGCGCCAAGGAGGGTAACGGCCGTCTGCACCTGTTGGGTCTGGTTTCGGATGGTGGTGTCCACTCCAACATCACCCACCTGATCGGTCTGCTGAAGGTCgccaaggagatggagattcCTCAGgtcttcatccacttcttCGGCGATGGCCGTGACACCGAGCCCAAGAGCGCTACCAAGTACATGCAGCAACTGCTTGACCAGGCCAAGGAGATCGGTGTTGGTGAGATCGCTACCGTTGTCGGACGTTACTGGGCTATGGACCGCGACAAGCGCTGGGACCGGGTTGAGATCGCCATGAAGGGTATCGTCTCCggcgagggtgaggagagCTCTGACCCCGTCAAGACCATCAATGAGCGCTATGAGAACAAGGAGACCGATGAGTTCCTGAAGCCCATCATTGTTGGCGGCAAGGACAGACGTGTGCAGG ATGGCGacactctcttcttcttcaactacCGTTCCGACCGTGTCCGTGAGATCACTCAGCTGCTGGGTGACTACGACCGCTCTCCCAAGCCCGAATTCCCTTACCCCAAGgacatccacatcaccaccatgacCCGGTACAAGACCGACTACACTTTCCCTGTTgccttccctccccagcaCATGGGTAATGTGTTGGCCGAGTGGCTGGGCAAGAAGGATGTTAAGCAATGCCACGTTGCTGAGACTGAGAAGTACGCTCACGttactttcttcttcaacggtggtgttgagaagCAGTTCCCCGGCGAGGTCCGCGATATGATCCCGTCCCCCAAGGTTGCCACCTATGACCTCGAGCCCAAGATGAGCGCTGCCGCCGTGGGtgacaagatggccgagcgCCTTGGCGAGGGCAACTTCGAGTTTGTCATGAACAACTTTGCTCCCCCCGATATGGTTGGTCACACCGGTGTCTACGAGGCTGCCATCCAGGGTGTCGCTGCCACCGACAAGGCCATCGGTGTCATCTACGAGGCCTGCAAGAAGCACGGCTACATCCTGTTCATCACCGCCGACCATGG AAACGCTGAGGAGATGCTTACCGAGAAGGGCACCCCCAAGACCtcccacaccaccaacaaggtTCCCTTCGTCATGGCCAACGCCCCCGAGGGCTGGAGcctcaagaaggaggagggtgttCTGGGAGATGTTGCTCCCACCGTCCTGGCTGCCATGGGCATCGAGCAGCCCGAGGAGATGTCCGGCCGCAGCCTTTTGGTTAAGGCATAG
- a CDS encoding tubulin-binding prefolding complex subunit YKE2 (BUSCO:EOG09265E8A;~COG:O;~EggNog:ENOG410PQV2;~InterPro:IPR002777,IPR009053;~PFAM:PF01920;~go_component: GO:0016272 - prefoldin complex [Evidence IEA];~go_function: GO:0051082 - unfolded protein binding [Evidence IEA];~go_process: GO:0006457 - protein folding [Evidence IEA]) encodes MADAQKQMQALTEEFQALQTELDGLVEARQKLESQQQENVGVQKEFNSLDDESNIYKLIGPVLLKQEKSEALMAVNGRLEFIEKEIKRIEGQIQENQDKSDKKRTEIVQFQTQMQQAAAAASA; translated from the exons ATGGCGGACGCACAAAAGCAAATGCAGGCACTTACCGAGGAGTTTCAGGCCTTGCAGACGG AGCTTGACGGTCTCGTCGAAGCGCGCCAGAAGCTCGAATCCCAGCAACAGGAGAACGTCGGCGTCCAGAAGGAATTCAACTCCCTCGATGACGAGTCGAACATTTACAAGTTGATCGGACCGGTCTTgctgaagcaggagaagagtgAGGCCTTGATGGCCGTCAATGGACGTCTTGAGTTCATTGAGAAGGAAAT CAAGCGCATTGAGGGACAGATCCAGGAGAACCAGGACAAGTCTGATAAGAAGCGCACTGAG ATCGTTCAGTTCCAGACTCAGATGCAAcaagcggcggcggcggcttctGCTTGA
- the VPS4 gene encoding AAA family ATPase VPS4 (COG:O;~EggNog:ENOG410PG4M;~InterPro:IPR007330,IPR003959,IPR003960,IPR027417, IPR003593,IPR036181,IPR015415;~PFAM:PF09336,PF00004,PF04212;~go_function: GO:0005524 - ATP binding [Evidence IEA];~go_function: GO:0016887 - ATPase activity [Evidence IEA]), whose amino-acid sequence MSNTDFLGRAIDTVKKAIEHDNEGEYEKAYQLYYSALELFMLALKWEKNPKSKEMIRAKAGEYMDRAEKLKNHLATLDNRKKPSAVGANGKVAQGSGKGGNQDEDGEDADSKKLRSALAGAILSDKPNVQWEDVAGLESAKEALKEAVILPIKFPHLFTGKRQPWKGILLYGPPGTGKSYLAKAVATEANSTFFSVSSSDLVSKWMGESERLVKQLFNMARENKPAIIFIDEVDALCGPRGEGESEASRRIKTELLVQMDGVGKDSKGVLILGATNIPWQLDAAIRRRFQRRVHISLPDINARMKMFMLAVGSTPCELTQADYRTLAEMSEGYSGSDISIAVQDALMQPIRKIQTATHYKKVILDGAEKLTPCSPGDQGAMEMSWTTVEADQLLEPPLVLKDFIKAVRNSRPTVSQEDLQRNSEWTKEFGSEGA is encoded by the exons ATGAGTAATACCGACTTCCTAGGGAGGGCGATTGACACCGTCAAGAAGGCCATCGAGCACGACAATGAGGGCGAATACGAGAAGGCTTATCAGCTGTACTACTCGGCGCTGGAACTGTTCATGCTGGCACTGAAATGGGAGAAGAACCCCAAGTCCAAGGAGATGATCCGCGCAAAGGCGGGCGAGTACATGGATCGTGCggagaagctcaagaaccATCTCGCTACTCTAGATAATCGAAAAAAGCCGAGTGCGGTGGGCGCTAACGGCAAGGTGGCGCAGGGGAGTGGGAAGGGAGG AAACCaggacgaagatggcgaGGACGCCGACTCGAAGAAGCTACGGTCCGCCCTTGCTGGGGCGATCTTGTCGGATAAACCCAACGTGCAGTGGGAGGATGTTGCCGGTCTGGAGAGCGCAAAGGAGGCATTGAAGGAAGCGGTCATTCTACCTATTAAGTTCCCACACCTCTTCACGGGGAAGCGTCAACCCTGGAAGGGTATCCTGCTGTATGGGCCCCCGGGTACGGGAAAGTCATATCTCGCCAAGGCTGTTGCGACAGAGGCAAACAGCACGTTCTTCAGTGTCAGTAGTAGTGACTTGGTGTCGAAGTGGATGGGTGAGAGTGAAAG ACTCGTGAAGCAGCTCTTCAACATGGCCCGAGAAAACAAGCCGGCGATTATTTTCATTGACGAAGTCGACGCGCTCTGCGGTCCTCGTGGAGAAGGTGAATCGGAGGCATCTCGTCGTATCAAGACGGAATTGCTCGTTCAGATGGACGGTGTAGGTAAAGACTCAAAGGGTGTTCTGATCCTCGGCGCAACAAACATTCCCTGGCAATTGGATGCCGCCATTCGTCGTCGGTTCCAACGTCGAGTCCACATCAGTCTCCCCGATATCAATGCACGAATGAAGATGTTCATGCTGGCTGTCGGCTCCACACCCTGCGAATTGACGCAAGCCGACTACCGAACCCTGGCGGAGATGAGCGAAGGCTACTCCGGTAGCGATATCAGTATTGCTGTCCAGGATGCGCTGATGCAACCCATCCGCAAGATCCAAACAGCAACACACTACAAGAAG GTCATCCTCGACGGCGCCGAAAAGCTAACCCCCTGCTCACCGGGCGATCAAGGCGCAATGGAAATGTCATGGACCACCGTAGAAGCCGACCAGCTCCTGGAGCCCCCGCTTGTCCTGAAAGACTTCATCAAGGCGGTCCGCAACTCCCGACCAACCGTCAGTCAAGAAGACCTGCAACGAAACTCCGAATGGACCAAGGAATTCGGCAGCGAGGGTGCTTAA
- a CDS encoding putative spindle-pole body protein (Pcp1) (COG:S;~EggNog:ENOG410PKZY;~InterPro:IPR012943,IPR019528;~PFAM:PF07989,PF10495;~go_component: GO:0005815 - microtubule organizing center [Evidence IEA]), with protein sequence MAYPYIDTPRTEVDGNATYLTGYRSVGRPNLTALDSVENSFATPSKDDDLLKGLGDGRRRTSGSFKTHTPRAGAASKSTRSALNSRHQLPTAAPPKGEFTPLMRSATKNNYLRNMSTTRGPKTPGHIGRSYLSNGNTPGLPGMEMTDIDEEDATDDQPTPIPQVASSSVQSTPLPGLSRNGGVLNEGNNMTLKEQEKMIDQLDKDNFGLKLKIHFLQEQLEKAGPAYNQAALKENTELKVSKLTMQRDISRYKKSLQQAERDLESYRIQFQELREKARGRPTDDTIQREMDLMREEIESRDNQIRELQEDLRDAKDSQSQEMEKLRDEVEDLEASVRERDRAIEERDEEIEELKDRDGKERDALTELESELQRAKEQMEELQESLDQAKSDAREARDAASQAAMEKDQAQKDLQELHDEMANKSISTSGLTRQLEEKASKLEEELRELQQENNALKKDIEARSDHEARVEERYRESQQQMNDKERKLQDDAAQARHERDLAQQEYDRISAQLQEALDEVQRKAEEKELLQTRHHALTDESGGLQQELARAQSKIKELQQALEEEHHHALDNTNTVRNHYKEEVERLQEEIEALHHEIEDKEGQFALEQDRWESARRALQLQKDRAEDQAAGFKRTIEKLEQVEHTLSGKEMKLQEVIDSEKTRHFNSEAVLSRQVKELNDDLTSKREIIDEQRNEILSLKEDLRIVRRSEAALQEKIQALEDEVVVLQSSLEEEQEYTKGRTQKGSAEHDSQIQKLINEKQRLRDQLANAHVELHDLRTSAAEIETERDELQVQLDQAQNQVDDTTRFDKEKVDLRKSVLRLEGEVRRLKEDRTSLLEAKETLEKQLSAEIERAALEENRLSAEIDQLHDKLHTASGGRDRELALTKSKAQRYERRIQELENLLQQQPHAENEHSTANGDLSMLRHSLDEARKREKTLLQREADQKSSVRSYKARLAELEKELHDAMMKKYESHSPSSSPSNKLHDELRNLRKQLSEAHRTLREVKSKNRDLERAAMREEDQRDLHELLKSSTLEAESLALKVSEREARMAELKAQMRRIRDERSFCARKAESALKELEALQERYDHLVEKMGTKSESSKTRHEKEMLGLGKEIIWLRARLKREEKFRRDLAWSKGLMELGERVRVACNEADLRMISDMGVKSRDRNKTRTPQSKLKTAVSMVRAVVRMQRMCQDWKKTKKLGEGLRRAKNEVLKRRDASYSKS encoded by the exons ATGGCGTATCCGTACATCGACACGCCGCGCACCGAAGTCGACGGAAACGCGACTTACTTGACCGGCTATCGCAGCGTGGGACGACCCAATTTGACGGCACTCGACTCAGTGGAAAATTCGTTTGCTACGCCTTCCAAGGATGATGACCTTCTTAAAGGTCTTGGTGACGGTCGAAGGCGGACTTCCGGGAGTTTCAAGACTCATACGCCGCGTGCAGGCGCAGCTTCCAAATCGACAAGAAGCGCGTTAAATAGTCGACATCAGCTTCCTACCGCAGCGCCTCCAAAGGGTGAATTTACGCCTCTTATGAGGAGTGCCACGAAGAACAATTATTTGCGAAATATGTCTACGACGCGCGGACCGAAGACCCCGGGACATATAGGCAGGAGTTATTTGAGCAATGGCAACACGCCGGGCTTGCCTGGAATGGAAATGACCgatattgatgaggaggacgcGACTGACGATCAGCCCACTCCTATCCCGCAGGTTGCAAGCAGCAGCGTGCAGAGCACACCGCTTCCAGGGTTGTCAAGGAACGGTGGTGTCCTTAATGAGGGAAATAACATGACATTGAAGGAACAGGAGAAG ATGATCGATCAATTAGACAAGGATAATTTCGGTCTTAAATTGAAGATTCACTTCTTGCAGGAGCAACTGGAAAAGGCCGGACCCGCTTACAACCAAGCAGCACTCAAGGAAAACACAGAGCTAAAGGTCTCGAAATTAACGATGCAACGCGACATCTCACGCTACAAGAAGAGCCTTCAGCAGGCTGAACGCGACCTCGAATCGTACCGCATACAATTTCAGGAGCTCAGGGAGAAAGCGCGGGGAAGACCGACCGACGATACGATACAGCGCGAAATGGATTTGATGCGGGAAGAGATTGAATCGAGAGACAACCAAATCAGGGAGCTCCAGGAGGATTTGAGGGACGCCAAGGACAGCCAATCTCAAGAAATGGAGAAACTCCGTGACGAAGTCGAAGACCTCGAGGCGTCGGTACGAGAGCGGGATCGGGCTATCGAGGAACGCGACGAAGAGATCGAGGAATTGAAGGACAGAGACGGCAAGGAACGCGATGCACTCACTGAGCTGGAATCAGAACTGCAACGTGCGAAGGAGCAGATGGAAGAGCTACAAGAGTCGCTGGATCAGGCAAAGTCTGATGCAAGAGAAGCGAGGGATGCCGCAAGCCAAGCCGCCATGGAGAAGGACCAGGCTCAGAAAGATCTCCAAGAGTTGCACGATGAGATGGCGAACAAGTCTATCAGTACAAGTGGACTGACACGCcagctggaggagaaggcaagtaagttggaggaggagcttcgTGAGCTCCAACAAGAGAACAACGCTTTGAAGAAAGATATCGAAGCGCGATCTGATCACGAAGCCCGAGTGGAGGAGCGATACCGGGAATCTCAGCAACAGATGAACGATAAGGAGCGGAAGCTTCAGGATGATGCTGCGCAAGCCAGACACGAGCGAGACTTAGCCCAACAGGAATATGACAGGATCTCCGCCCAATTACAGGAAGCACTCGACGAAGTTCAACGCAaagcggaggagaaagaacTCCTACAAACCCGACACCATGCATTGACGGATGAGTCCGGTGGCCTGCAGCAGGAGCTGGCGCGAGCGCAGTCTAAGATTAAGGAGCTACAACAAgccttggaggaagagcatCACCATGCGCTAGACAATACAAATACTGTCCGTAATCACTACAAGGAAGAAGTCGAGAGACTTCAAGAAGAGATTGAGGCTCTCCACCACGAAATCGAAGACAAGGAAGGCCAATTTGCGCTCGAGCAAGACAGGTGGGAGAGCGCCAGGCGTGCCTTGCAGTTGCAGAAGGACAGGGCTGAGGATCAGGCAGCTGGTTTCAAGCGCACAATTGAAAAGCTAGAGCAAGTCGAACATACTCTGTCCGGAAAGGAGATGAAACTGCAAGAAGTCATCGATAGCGAAAAGACGCGCCACTTCAATTCGGAGGCTGTTTTGAGCCGACAGGTCAAAGAACTGAACGATGACCTGACATCAAAACGGGAGATTATCGATGAACAGCGGAATGAAATCCTTTCTCTCAAGGAGGACTTGAGAATTGTTAGACGCTCAGAGGCAGCGCTTCAAGAAAAGATCCAGgctctggaggatgaagttgTTGTCCTACAATCAAGcttggaggaagaacaggAGTATACCAAGGGCCGAACACAGAAAGGGTCTGCAGAACACGACAGTCAAATCCAGAAGCTCATCAACGAGAAACAGAGACTCCGTGATCAGCTGGCTAATGCTCATGTTGAATTACATGACTTGCGGACGTCTGCTGCTGAGATTGAGACCGAACGCGATGAGCTTCAGGTCCAACTGGATCAGGCCCAAAATCAAGTTGACGACACGACGCGTTTCGATAAGGAAAAGGTCGATCTCCGAAAATCCGTCCTACGGCTTGAAGGCGAGGTAAGACGCCTCAAGGAGGACAGAACTTCATTGTTGGAAGCCAAGGAAACGCTAGAAAAGCAGCTAAGTGCTGAGATCGAGCGGGCTGCCCTGGAAGAGAACCGTCTGTCTGCCGAAATCGACCAACTTCACGATAAGCTACACACGGCTTCGGGTGGAAGGGATCGCGAGCTTGCATTGACAAAGAGTAAGGCTCAACGTTACGAGAGACGCATACAAGAGCTTGAGAACCtccttcagcagcagccacatGCTGAGAACGAACATTCGACTGCAAATGGAGATCTCTCAATGCTTCGTCATAGTCTGGACGAGGCTCGGAAGCGTGAGAAGACGTTGCTGCAGCGCGAAGCCGACCAGAAGTCGTCCGTCAGAAGTTACAAAGCACGGCTTGCTGAATTGGAGAAGGAACTGCACGatgcgatgatgaagaaatacGAATCCcactcaccctcctcttcaccctccaaCAAACTCCATGATGAGCTCCGGAACCTACGGAAACAGCTGTCTGAGGCACACCGAACGCTACGGGAGGTCAAATCGAAGAATCGCGATCTTGAAAGAGCCGCaatgagagaagaagaccagcgTGATCTTCATGAGCTACTCAAATCATCGACTCTGGAGGCTGAATCGCTCGCGCTCAAGGTGTCAGAGCGAGAGGCCCGTATGGCCGAGCTCAAGGCGCAAATGCGCAGGATCCGTGATGAGCGTTCATTCTGTGCTAGAAAGGCTGAATCGGCattgaaggagctggaagccCTGCAAGAACGTTATGACCATCttgtggagaagatggggacAAAGAGCGAGAGCAGTAAGACAAGgcatgagaaggagatgctcGGTCTAGGCAAGGAAATTATCTGGCTTCGTGCGCGACTAAAGCGTGAGGAGAAGTTCCGCCGTGACCTGGCTTGGAGTAAGGGCTTGATGGAACTTGGCGAGCGTGTTCGGGTTGCCTG CAACGAAGCTGATCTCCGCATGATCTCCGACATGGGCGTCAAATCCCGTGACCGCAACAAGACCCGCACTCCCCAATCCAAGTTGAAGACTGCCGTCTCCATGGTCAGGGCCGTCGTCCGCATGCAAAGGATGTGCCaagactggaagaagacgaagaagcttGGTGAAGGTCTCAGACGGGCGAAGAACGAGGTGCTGAAGAGGCGAGACGCTTCCTACAGTAAATCCTGA
- a CDS encoding putative regulatory factor Sgt1 (COG:K;~EggNog:ENOG410PFBE;~InterPro:IPR010770;~PFAM:PF07093), which yields MAPMSEEDLEWFKSTFHPIPKPEIPDDSVDYSLYYIPSSPAPAVVDEVAETRARLVEVQRTSAELVKDLLKDYIWQRESFRLEITKDDGVTSLHGRTNFGDSIEDEWVIVYLLRELTKKHKNVWAKAVDGDGQFLLVEAAATLPAWLEPEVADNRVWINQGQLVIIKPKNDKKDRVTEKISLSDAKKIIMEEPARLMRSTMIQEEAFYRLRNYPQQINENLHSAFVTIPRKVAFLLHQKPAYISAAVEAFYLRDPIALRPLRSKDTDSFIFKPEDFVTVSVRFTRVGYAQLKSQDFPVPKSWSDKLPTTDDQKAYDRAEIGMKLACGFEMLLTDPQNQDKAAVREMKLILEDLDTGDEQLPTDKDIETWDKRQDDEKWLDISFEDLDRELKGKGKDKDGRPSAEGTFGDANAQENLQRIVAQFEKFLNDDAAGFEGAEFFDDYGTDTDDDDNDEDEMSSDGEDKEASFDEEEFSRMMKEMMGMPSRGSGLPGSSRPSKPRGRVEELDSESEDDTEQIKELSRQMEAELKGTGVLDLNRKPKAAGDKQTLADTKSGEADDDDLPELDEEDIDINFAKNLLESLQGQGGAAGPAGNMLSMMNLAMPKDDRHR from the exons ATGGCACCCATGTCGGAGGAGGATCTGGAGTGGTTCAAGTCCACTTTCCACCCCATTCCCAAGCCGGAGATCCCTGACGATAGTGTCGATTATTCTCTTTACTATATTCCTTCCAGCCCCGCCCCCGCTGTCGTCGACGAAGTCGCTGAAACACGAGCGCGATTGGTAGAGGTGCAACGTACTTCTGCAGAATTGGTAAAAGACCTGCTAAAGGACTATATCTGGCAACGCGAAAGCTTTCGGCTGGAAATCACGAAAGATGATG GAGTCACCTCTTTGCACGGGCGCACCAACTTCGGCGATTCAATTGAGGACGAGTGGGTTATCGTGTATCTGTTGCGCGAGTTGACCAAGAAACACAAAAATGTCTGGGCGAAAGCTGTGGATGGTGACGGTCAGTTCCTTTTGGTGGAAGCTGCCGCCACGCTACCTGCTTGGCTGGAACCTGAGGTAGCAGATAACAGA GTCTGGATCAATCAAGGTCAGCTTGTCATAATCAAGCCCAAGAACGATAAGAAAGATAGAGTGACGGAAAAGATCTCGCTATCGGatgcgaagaagatcatcatggagGAGCCGGCACGTCTGATGAGGTCTACCATGATTCAGGAGGAGGCGTTCTACCGTTTGCGTAACTATCCCCAGCAGATCAACGAAAACCTTCACTCTGCGTTCGTGACCATCCCTCGCAAAGTTGCCTTCCTACTTCATCAGAAACCCGCATATATCTCTGCCGCTGTGGAAGCCTTCTATCTGCGCGACCCGATTGCACTGCGTCCTCTTCGATCCAAGGATACCGacagcttcatcttcaagccTGAGGATTTCGTCACCGTGAGCGTCCGCTTCACGCGAGTTGGATATGCGCAGCTCAAAAGCCAGGACTTTCCAGTACCGAAGTCATGGAGCGATAAACTTCCCACGACAGATGATCAGAAAGCATATGATCGGGCCGAGATAGGCATGAAGTTGGCTTGTGGATTTGAGATGCTTCTTACGGACCCTCAGAATCAAGACAAGGCGGCCGTCCGAGAAATGAAGCTTATCCTGGAAGATTTGGACACTGGCGATGAACAACTGCCCACAGACAAGGATATCGAAACCTGGGACAAGCGACAAGATGACGAGAAGTGGCTCGACATCAGCTTTGAAGACTTAGATCGAGAGCTCAAAGGCAAGGGGAAAGACAAAGACGGCAGACCGAGCGCTGAGGGTACCTTTGGTGATGCGAACGCGCAAGAAAATCTTCAGCGTATTGTGGCGCAATTCGAGAAGTTCTTGAATGATGATGCGGCTGGCTTCGAAGGAGCGGAATTTTTTGATGACTATGGCACTGAcaccgatgatgacgataatgatgaggatgagatgagcAGTGACGGTGAAGATAAAGAGGCTTCGTttgacgaagaggaattctcgaggatgatgaaggagatgatgggaatgCCATCACGCGGTTCTGGTCTGCCGGGCTCGTCTCGGCCTTCGAAGCCTCGGGGTCGAGTGGAGGAACTGGATAGCGAATCCGAGGATGACACGGAGCAGATCAAGGAGCTTTCGAGGCAAATGGAGGCAGAATTAAAAGGCACGGGAGTGCTTGATCTCAATCGCAAGCCCAAGGCAGCCGGTGACAAGCAGACTTTGGCTGATACAAAGTCGGGAGAAGCAGATGACGATGACCTACCTGAactggatgaggaagacattGACATCAACTTTGCGAAAAACCTTCTCGAAAGTCTTCAGGGCCAAGGTGGTGCGGCTGGCCCAGCGGGAAACATGCTTTCCATGATGAACTTGGCTATGCCCAAGGACGATCGCCACCGCTGA